The sequence tggtCCGTgaactcatacgtcctcaccaccggtaggagctacataaaagtcatctgtctcacctgcaccatataagcgtagtgagcctaggggctcaacatgtctaatcctttataacaaggttaaaaataatgcatcacataattactaatacatatacatgtacatgagcatgcatggaaatattttcatcacataataaaactgctgagtcataactgaatcataaccataatcataaccatattatttctttatcatatataacataattgagcaatgctttttaaacctgaagatggtcctatccataagtgtgacgctcacgTGTCGATTGATCAGtctcataaaccaacgtacgatggcggtgataaatcacctcctatggtagtaaactaccgaatcatatggtggataaccacccctatggtagtaaaactaccgaatcatatggtggaaaaccacccctatgtcacacatacttcaatttccaccaaaatattttattgctcatcatttacataattatatacataaaaaatttcatgaatgcatgcactgaaaatatgtccgtaatatatatttaatttattttcataataaatatacttatacttaaaatataaactttatgcataaaataattaaatatatatttcggaatcatttatttttcatgggttggtccagactgctggtctctctactaatccccttaactgacttaaagcccataattaaaataaataattttaaaaattataatttttactaaaataaagtacttaaatgttattgggcttaaataaaaatatttgggcccaataactaattaatgGACTGGTCCAATAAAATCACTAACTGGCCTAAAAATTCctatgggctcccaagcccgtaaaaattattgggctaacttaaataaattatttaaggctcaaataaaattatttggaggcccaaataattttctaactaatttatttatttatttatttatttttttaaaagcccaaaatacactaaaaccattaaatacttaaaaattaaaatacccgagcccggcccacctaacccggacccagaccacctgacccgaccctagacactaagaacccgacccggacccccaAGGCCCGACCCAGCCCCACCCCCAACCCAAACGTGATCCCCCCTTTCCCCTTCCTTATGCTGcccgagcagcaggccttcatggcCTGCTGCCGCCCGGCTCTGGCCGCCCCTGGCCAAAgcaccaccgcccagacgtagcccacatctgggcggtcctaacctgcccTTAACCCTGCCAGCATGCAACCCGAAGAAGGAGAACCCAGCCCTCTTCCAACAACCCTAGCCCACGCACGCAGCTGCACCAGATCTGGTGCAGCCTCGACTCAGCCTTTCCTTCCCTCGATCCAACCACACACCTTGACTCTAGGGACCCCAAGCCACGTCTCTAACCATGGACAGCAGCCCTATGCCTTCCCATGCAACAAAACGTGAAGATGAGATGAAAAGAAGCCAAACCCATAAGTCATTCAGGTTCCATTCTGATCTACGGGGTGAAATATCATGAGATGCCAACAAAGCAACATCAAACCATTAAAAATCTGACTTAATCGATaattagcttatatggtggccaagaaAAAGAATTTATACATGCCTTGAATTTATTGACGAAGAATATCGCGTCTACgggtctccgggacgacgaacggaccaaaattcTTCAAGGAATGAAGCTTGAATGATCGGCTATGGGGTTTTCTGCCAAGAAGGATGATGGAGGCGTGAAGGAGAGTGGAAGAAAAGGGAGTTGTCGGCTGAAGGAGATAGTGgtagggtaggtttaggttttaaatAAATTGAATAGAATTTAAATAGGAAATTAATTGATATAATAtagttaggtagataatatgacataaaatataaaatttttaaactattaaaattaataataaatcttatattaaaccaaaatcccgaaataataattttgggaatttttaaatattaatacaagtcaataaaatgacttattttggctaaaaatcaattcttaaataaatatataattaaatactaaaattttcttgaaaaaataccttaaaatattattttaaggctcataaaactcataaaatatttttggctaagaattttggtatctcgtccgtccacggtcccgtctacgcgatcaaaaccaataatttccttaaaaatctaaaaattctaaaatagcgggttaaatgttaaaataaattaaatcatgcatataattcacataataacacataaatgtcatttaacccaaatataaattttaaataattattttccttaattatgcatgcaaatttacgtattaaaattttcgggtgttacagaagagttcacgagccgacttgattttgatcagggtcctttttgtaaatttttgaaatttcagggactaaacgcaaatattgatttttatatattatctacacttagaatgaATTGGGAAAGTCTTCTTCTCCTCCCCCTAACTGAgatccaccattgaagacgcctccaagcatttccaagctcccagatttcagtccgagctcgatccggccgttggaatttatttctgaaggcagattatcgatcactgcagtgagagctccgttatattgtaagttcttctacgatcggatacattctagtttttggatgttgttagaatcgttcgagattcgagtatgttgttctagacagagttctgatcgtttattatctgtcggttttgaattagagcgacgtttggatttgttatgatttttggaagccattttcgaaaatgtgaattttgggattgatgggtttgctttgttattgttgttttgggcattgatatgaggttatatcagtatgaactgctgtctgcgtttccggtttgttcagtttatagccgttatgccgtcggtttgagttttgggttttcgaatcgtttttgtattgattgaagccttggcttgtgagtgatcgtggttgttgatcaactcttgtattcgtacagattcgttggagtttgtcgagccctgtgttagcagtattgttcgtcgagagttggacgaagaacggtaaagagatttccttgaaccgctgtttgttgtttaggttgtatagttgttgatacaatcttttgttgtaacttgtccggagttggaactactgccttgaaaggtaaaagcagtcattgtagcgagatagcatactcgggaccgttggttctcgagtttcccttttaaatcacatattgcattaatacttgttctagcatgtggaactcatattttggttgttatttgagttgtttatgaggcttatgttatgttttgatatgcattcatcttgagccaatcttgtttctagcgggcagaaccgcccctttttgtttagacgtttgggaactatgattgagtggcctaggtcgtagtcgtttcgcctggtgctagcatactcattatagttgctcaaagtctagaggagtgggatacgtggcaccacccgattgggagagtcggtgagtcgttacgtgatctcatcctcgggatcccaaaagcacagtagcaatccctcgtttatcagatttgatatcccggtttaaagacatgcatttcattacgttgttattgatttcgtcgttgtcttgaaagcatgtttattgttgtattacttgttatattgcttttactgggattatctttctcaccggttatccggctgttgctttgttttgtatgtgtacttggcaacaggtagggcaggaccaagtcagcgtagGCCTGGCTAGcagcaagagggagagctagtagtgagactcggtttagaaagtcgtgtcagcatgtctacctagttgtattggaacatgtttagatatcgaacttcgttttgttgttgtattgattatgcgagcctTGTCGACATGTTATCATCACATATTCTATATTTGGAGTGGTTGTATGACTCCAgtacttcatgtattagttggagaacttgtgattgcaatgcatgttattattttgtgggttttggactcaagtttcTAACATGAATTCTGCTGTTTTTGGCTCTGTTTCtgtcgccgctcgatcggcaatatgttgcggatcgagcgagggcatttTGATGAAGTTTTTGTTTTGGATATctttttgtggctcgctcgatccgcaagatcttacggatcgagcgagggctggtttTCTCGAGCAGAACCTTTTGagttttggctcgctcgatcggtaaaatcttaccgatcgagcgaggcactatttcaaaaaaaaaaaatatatttattgcttttaacctttggttattgtatgccttattgttgtttaaatcccgagattagttgtttggaaccgaggtctcacaatccACCATGTTGGTCTCACAAATAACAACACTAAGATCACTATCAGAAATCGCTAAAGGCACATACCTTTGTTCAACCATGTTTGCTTGCTttggtttctgatttttgttgtttttctttGGAAGTCGGCAGTCCCTTGCCATATGATTCGGTTTGCCACAGTTGTAGTAAGTTTCCTGAAATTTATTCGTTTTCCCCTTTTGCTTTCCATCATGGGGGTGATTCCTCTTGTGACTCATACTTGATTCCGTCAGATTTGCTTTGGCCTCGGTTTCCATCATGTTTTTATGTGACTTGGCCTCGGTGTTTCTGTTGTCCTCCTCGATGCGAAATCTCACAATAAGgtcttcaagttttaactccttACGTTTGTGCTTAAGGTAGTTCTTGAAGTCCTTCCATTGCGGTGGCAACATCTCAATGATAGATGCGACTTGTAACGGTTCATTGATTTTCATATCTTCGGCCAATAAGTcatcactacaacaaatatgatCAAACACATcacttaaaagacaacgttTGTTTGAAAAGCATTGTCATTTATTAAATTACAACACTTTTAGTGAAAAGTGTTgtcattatatattttattttcatcaaaGACCACGCTTTTTACAAAAAGCGTGGTCTATAAGCATTTTTTTAGGTtaaagacaacactttttaaaagcaTTATCTATTGgcgtttttttttaatattcaacatcattttttaaaaagcgttgcatatgttcttttttatttttattattattatttttaaatataaaacttaAATAAGTAATATTACCCTCACATTTGGAAGAATGAACGCAAAATTCCCAAACCCTATTCGCGATTTCTCCCGTGGCCCTCTCCTTTTTGCTCTCTTGTTATAACTTGGAAGCTACACATTTCATTCTTGTGAGTGAGTTGAAATGGCTGGATGCTGCAGTTTGAGGAGAATCGGAAGCTTGTTGGCTCGTGGTGTTCAGTTTTCTTCCTCTAGGAGAGGACTCTCAAAGGAAACGGGAAGGATCAATCTCTTCTCCGTAATCAATCAGGCCCTTCACACTGCCTTAAAACTGACCCATGGTTCGCCCTGCTCCCTCGATCTTGTagattttttctttttgatctttaatttgtttaatttaattttcaaatgggTTCGTTAACTTTTTGATTTTGGGTTTCCTGACTTGCTTTCAATGCGTACTTATTCGGGGAAGATGTTGGCTTAGGGGGTGTTTTCCGTTGCACTATTGGATTAGCCTATCGATTTGGCAAATCTCGCGTTTTCAACATTCCTCTTTGCGAGCAGGTAAAAAATATCGGAATCTTGTTTTATGTTTCGTCCATTCAGAAATTATTTTCGCATGACTTTGATCTCTGATGCAGGGTATAGTTGGATTCGCTATTGGTCTGGCAGCAATGGTGATCTTTCAATGTTCAattgatatttattatatataacagCCGAGACTCaacatttttgtatttttcatccACTAACAGTTAGAATGCCTTTAAAAATTTAGGGAAACCGATCAATAGCTGAAATTCAATTTGCAGATTATATTTTTCCAGCTTTTGATCAGGCATGTATCCTACCCCATCTTGCTACTCTTCCCACAAGAATAGTGGATTAATTGATCTTAATCACATTCAGTCTTAATGTGTAGATTGTGAATGAGGCTGCTAAGTTTAGATACAGGAGTGGTAAATAATTTAACTGTGGAGGTAATTCTTGATCGAGTTTTGTTCTTTGTGAAATCATTCTTGTAGTATAATAGTTTAAGGTGTTTGGGGTGTTATTGATTAACAATTTTTATTTTCCCTTTGTCCATTCTTGTGTGATTTTGCTGAAATTTTATTTAGTGGATCTTTACATTGCACATCAAAGCGTAGATGTTATTTTTGCCTATATTAGGTGCCTGAATCTTGTGTCAAAGATAAACTGTTTCTATTTTTTGCCTGGCCCATTTACTGCTACTAATTTTTAAATCAATGAGGTGAAATGTTTAACATGTGTCTGTTATCCTGGAATAGAATAGATTTTAATTCCTTGATAATCTTCTCCatgtaattttaatttcatCTATTATTTCAAGGTGTACTTTGATGCGAAGCGAATTGATTTTTGGCCCTTGTTTTTTCCATGCAATATCCACTTTTAAATCAGTATCTTAATGAgctaacactttttaaaaatttgttgtgCTAATTGTGCTTTGTTCCAATCGGAGATAAACGTGGCAGTGATTTCTAATGGAAGTCCTGCATTTTTGTAGCAAATTCTCAGCTAAATTGAATTTAATGTTTGCATCTGTATGTTGATGTATGTACTCTGATGTTGTTAGCTTTGGATTGTGTTGCTACAGATACTGCTCTAGTGGGACGAAGTAGATCACGACACATAAATTTGATGTTCAATTCATACTGAAGCTGGCTTAGTTGCTCGGTAGATGTGGATTACTCGGAGAGTGGTTGGCCGCCAATACAGGCCTTGTTTGGGAGCTCGCTCCTTGTTTTGGCGCCATGGTTATCTTTCCTgaagtaatatatttttttacgcAGTTATTTATTTAGCTGGAAAAAAATTTGtccctaattttatttagtcgCCCCTTATCCCCCTGCATTCTGGCGCGCATGTATCTGTTTTGTAAGAATGTGATCCGCAGCGCTTTTAGTTCGGGCCACATGAGATTTTTGGTATATTCTTTGTTCTTGGGAGAGTTGGCTGGAAATTTTAAGTGTTTTAGAATACGATGGCATGTTTTTTGAACAATTATTTCCGATTACAGTGCACTTAATGATGTGAGTGTTGCATGACAGCATAGGTACTACGGGGAGTCGATGCCGTATGGAAATCAAGAGGAGGCGTACAAGAATGCTAGCACATTATCACTTTTAACAACTGAGCAAGCTCTTGCTTCTTTTGCTGTATTGATTACTGAGCTGAAAAGAAACTTCTCTGCTCAGGCTTGTCCTGTTGTGCTTTTTGGTGGATCATATGGCGGAAGTAAGACAATCTTTCGGGTGTTATCTTGATCGAAAATCCAATTTCGCGTCGATATTCTTAGTAAGTTTTGAGACAAACATGTATTAGATTATATTTGACAGTGCTGGCAGCATGGATGAGGCTCAAATACCCATACATTACAATTGGATCGCTAGCTTCCTCAGCGCCAGTTCTTGCTGTTTTTCCCTTCATACTGAACTTATTATTTATATAGTTCCTAGTTTACAAGAGTTTTTTCAGTATAATAATCCTTTCTTATTGATCATTATGTCAGCGTGAAAGTGTCAGCTGCTTTAATACCATAAAGACATCTTGGGATGTAATATAACTAGAGGCACAGAGAAATAATGGGCTTTTCAATTTGTCGGAAACCTTCTGTTTTTGCCAGTAAGAGTA comes from Henckelia pumila isolate YLH828 chromosome 4, ASM3356847v2, whole genome shotgun sequence and encodes:
- the LOC140863808 gene encoding 2-oxoisovalerate dehydrogenase subunit beta 1, mitochondrial-like isoform X3, producing MAGCCSLRRIGSLLARGVQFSSSRRGLSKETGRINLFSVINQALHTALKLTHGGVFRCTIGLAYRFGKSRVFNIPLCEQGIVGFAIGLAAMGNRSIAEIQFADYIFPAFDQACILPHLATLPTRIVD
- the LOC140863808 gene encoding 2-oxoisovalerate dehydrogenase subunit beta 1, mitochondrial-like isoform X9, with the protein product MAGCCSLRRIGSLLARGVQFSSSRRGLSKETGRINLFSVINQALHTALKLTHGGVFRCTIGLAYRFGKSRVFNIPLCEQGIVGFAIGLAAMILL
- the LOC140863808 gene encoding 2-oxoisovalerate dehydrogenase subunit beta 1, mitochondrial-like isoform X2, producing the protein MAGCCSLRRIGSLLARGVQFSSSRRGLSKETGRINLFSVINQALHTALKLTHDVGLGGVFRCTIGLAYRFGKSRVFNIPLCEQGIVGFAIGLAAMGNRSIAEIQFADYIFPAFDQIVNEAAKFRYRSGK
- the LOC140863808 gene encoding 2-oxoisovalerate dehydrogenase subunit beta 1, mitochondrial-like isoform X5, translating into MAGCCSLRRIGSLLARGVQFSSSRRGLSKETGRINLFSVINQALHTALKLTHDVGLGGVFRCTIGLAYRFGKSRVFNIPLCEQGIVGFAIGLAAMGNRSIAEIQFADYIFPAFDQS
- the LOC140863808 gene encoding 2-oxoisovalerate dehydrogenase subunit beta 1, mitochondrial-like isoform X1; translation: MAGCCSLRRIGSLLARGVQFSSSRRGLSKETGRINLFSVINQALHTALKLTHDVGLGGVFRCTIGLAYRFGKSRVFNIPLCEQGIVGFAIGLAAMGNRSIAEIQFADYIFPAFDQACILPHLATLPTRIVD
- the LOC140863808 gene encoding 2-oxoisovalerate dehydrogenase subunit beta 1, mitochondrial-like isoform X4 codes for the protein MAGCCSLRRIGSLLARGVQFSSSRRGLSKETGRINLFSVINQALHTALKLTHDVGLGGVFRCTIGLAYRFGKSRVFNIPLCEQGIVGFAIGLAAMGNRSIAEIQFADYIFPAFDQILL
- the LOC140863808 gene encoding 2-oxoisovalerate dehydrogenase subunit beta 1, mitochondrial-like isoform X7; translated protein: MAGCCSLRRIGSLLARGVQFSSSRRGLSKETGRINLFSVINQALHTALKLTHDVGLGGVFRCTIGLAYRFGKSRVFNIPLCEQGIVGFAIGLAAMILL
- the LOC140863808 gene encoding uncharacterized protein isoform X6 — encoded protein: MVIFPEHRYYGESMPYGNQEEAYKNASTLSLLTTEQALASFAVLITELKRNFSAQACPVVLFGGSYGGMLAAWMRLKYPYITIGSLASSAPVLARESVSCFNTIKTSWDVI
- the LOC140863808 gene encoding uncharacterized protein isoform X8 translates to MPYGNQEEAYKNASTLSLLTTEQALASFAVLITELKRNFSAQACPVVLFGGSYGGMLAAWMRLKYPYITIGSLASSAPVLARESVSCFNTIKTSWDVI